The genomic DNA ACAGACACAACAGGACGATTTATATATAGTCAGTTCCCACATCCAGCCAACCAATTTATTAAACACAGGATcaaatcagattttttttttaaacaagaaATCACACACCCAtcttttttttaacaacaaatactCACTATCCTAAAATCTATTCCAAAAATCGATCTATTACCTACTTTCTAAGACTTGAACTCACACCACTTTAACGAAAATAAACACATGATATGGCTAGCCCAAAGATTTAACACAATAAAAGTCGAATCATCCAACTATAGAAAAACACCATTTAATCCTTGAGATACATTGAGCTAAACCTCTTACCTTCAAGTCAGATTTTTTACTTGACGTTAGGGCTGCAAActaaccgaacgaacatgaacaagacgttgttcgtgttcgtttgttaagaaatatgtGTTCaagaactgttcatgaacacttaccgaacgacatttatgtttgtgttcgtttgttaaagtaatgaacgtgttcgtgttcgttttgggtaacaaacaaaaacgaacgttgatgaacacaaactaatgttcatgaacataaatgaaacATAAACAAATATGTTAACGAACGTTCACAAACATAAAATTTAGAAATACTTTACCGAACATAAAcaaaaacgaacgttgatgaacacaaactaatgttcgtttgttaaagactccctccgtcccattaaaagtgtcctattttgaattttcaaagtctttatttataaactttgactttaattatatattgtttgtattatataaaacttgatgaaaattaacccgataaaaacacttgtaaaacacactcaaatcatataactttcatcaagtattatctaacacaaacaaaattatttaaggtcaaagtttataaataaagactttgaaaattcaaaataggacacttttaatAGGACGGAGGGAGTAGTTTATTTGTTAGAATTTagaaatattaaaataaaatataaagacTAAAACCTTAATGAACTATCGAATATAAACAAACATGTTACCAaacgttcacaaacataaatgaacgaacgcagCCTATATTCATGTTCGTTTAACACAAACAAACTTTCCGCCGAACGGTTCCGTTTGCATccttaataataaaaatttatacAAAATTCTAgaactaaaataaaaaaataaaaaacaacacCTTCAACATTGCGGCGACTTTCAAATTCCATGTTCCTCGCTTCCACACGCGtttattcccccccccccccccccccccccccctctgtCCCTCACCCATATCCATTACCcccctatatatacacacatcatTCCACCTGCAACTTTCACTGCAAATTAACATCTCTTCTcatttctcaacaaattttaacCACACTTGTTATGTATTTAGACAACAAAATGGTCGATTTAGATTGCAAAGGAAAAATGGTCTCACCTGATTCCAAACCAACCACCAGATCACCAAAACTTTCTGTTCCAGTTCCACCACCTCCACTTCGAGCTACCGAATTATCACCAGCGTCCGATACCGCCTGCACCGCATACGACCATTACTTACACCTACCCGAAATTAGAAACTCTTGGGATAAAAAACAGTTTCCAGAGTGGCAAAACGAGGTCGTTTTGAAACCAGCTTTACACGCTTTAGAGTTTACCTTCCGGTTTGTCTCAACCGTGTTATCTGATCCTAGACCGTATGTGAACCGGCGCGAGTGGAGCCGGCGGCTCGAGTCGTTAGCCACGAGCCAGATTGAGCTGATCTCGTTGTTTTGCGAACAGGATGACGTCATCACCGCGCCGATAGTTGATATTGGAGAGAGTACCGGTGTGTTGACTCGTGAAGGAAGCTCGGCTGAGGTGTGGAAGCTGAATGATGAAGAAGACGCGACGGTTTTAGTGACCCAGATAAGCGAAGAAAGCTTGTTACCTCGGCTTGCCACGTGGAAGAGAGCCGAAGAAGTGGCTCAGAAAATCCAGTACTCAATCGAAAGCCAAATGAGACGGTGCCCGTACACGTTAGGGTTAGGTGAGCCGAATTTGAGCGGGAAGCCGAGTCTCCACTACGACGTCGTTTGCAAGCCATCAGAGCTTCATTACTTAACAAAATCTCCACCGGAAAAAGCTGACGTCAGCAACTA from Helianthus annuus cultivar XRQ/B chromosome 7, HanXRQr2.0-SUNRISE, whole genome shotgun sequence includes the following:
- the LOC110868945 gene encoding nematode resistance protein-like HSPRO2; its protein translation is MYLDNKMVDLDCKGKMVSPDSKPTTRSPKLSVPVPPPPLRATELSPASDTACTAYDHYLHLPEIRNSWDKKQFPEWQNEVVLKPALHALEFTFRFVSTVLSDPRPYVNRREWSRRLESLATSQIELISLFCEQDDVITAPIVDIGESTGVLTREGSSAEVWKLNDEEDATVLVTQISEESLLPRLATWKRAEEVAQKIQYSIESQMRRCPYTLGLGEPNLSGKPSLHYDVVCKPSELHYLTKSPPEKADVSNYENRTLYTTHQILECWIHVANRILNRIESEIDSDSFESASNNGYILEQIWKLLTEIEDLHLLMDPDDFLRLKNQLDIKTESESESFCFRSKALIEITKRSKNLRHKVPYILGVEVDPNGGPRIQEAAMKLYRRKNATVKIHLLQSLQAVEAAVKKFYYAYKQLLVVVMGSVEAKGSLAFVTVDSSDSLGRIFLEPTYFPSLDGAKTFLGDYWSR